The following proteins come from a genomic window of Populus alba chromosome 12, ASM523922v2, whole genome shotgun sequence:
- the LOC118046716 gene encoding uncharacterized protein, with translation MLYGALLPNNSLFSLHHLQQLDLSFNDFNSSHISSRFGQFSNLTHLNLSGSDLAGQVPSEISHLSKMVSLDLSWNYDLVSLEAISFDKLSFDELVRNLTKLRELHLSWVNMSLVVPDSLMNLSSSLSSLKLDDCGLQGKLPSSMGNFKHLQYLDLGWNDFTEPISFDKLVRNLTKLRELDLSWVNMSLVAPDSLMNLSSSLSSLKLYSCGLQGKLPSSMGKFKHLQYLDLGWNNITDSIPYGFEQLSELVSLYLSANFYLSLEPISFDKLVQNLTKLRYLALDSVNMSLVAPNSLTNLSSSLSSLSLWGCGLQGKFPGNIFLLPNLESLDLSYNEGLTSSLPSSNFSNVLYLLDLSNTRISVYLENNSISNLKSLEYMSLRNCNIIGSDLALLSNFTQLISLDLSDNNFSGQIPSSLGNLTQLIFLDLSNNNFSSHIPSSLGNLVQLHSLFLSSNKLMGQVPHSLGRLVNLSYLNLSNNQLVGPIHSQLNTLSNLQYLFLYGNLFNGTIPSFLFALPSLQYLDLHNNNFIGNISELQHVSLRFLDLSNNHLRGPIPSSIFKQESLTTLILASNSNLTGEISSSICKLRFLQVLDLSTNSLSGFVPQCLGNFSSMLSVLHLGMNNLQGNIPSTFSKHNSLEYLNLNGNELEGKIPPSIINCTMLQVIDLGNNKIEDTFPYFLETLLELQILVLKSNKLQGFVKGPTAYNSFSKLRIFDISHNNFSGPLPTRYFNSLEAMMASDQNMIYMGYTSYVYSIEMTWKGVEIEFTKIQSTIRVLDLSNNNFTGEIPKVIGKLKALQQLNLSHNYLAGHIQSSLGNLTNLESLDLSSNLLTGRIPTELGGLTFLAILNLSHNHLEGPIPSGKQFNTFDASSFEGNIGLCGSQVLKKCYGDEAPSLPPSSFDEGDDLTLFGEGFGWKAVTMGYGCGFVFGVATGYVVLRTKKPSWFFRMVEDKWNLPSKKTKKNAGRYGARKN, from the coding sequence ATGCTTTACGGCGCCCTCCTTCCCAAtaattctctcttctctctccatcATCTTCAACAACTCGACCTATCCTTCAATGATTTCAACTCCTCCCATATTTCTTCTCGATTTGGCCAGTTCTCCAATCTAACACATCTTAACCTGAGTGGTTCAGATCTTGCAGGCCAAGTCCCGTCAGAAATCTCTCACCTCTCCAAAATGGTTTCTCTTGATCTCTCTTGGAACTACGATCTTGTGAGTCTAGAAGcaatttcttttgacaagcTTTCTTTTGACGAGCTTGTTCGAAACCTAACCAAGCTTAGAGAACTCCATCTGAGCTGGGTGAACATGTCACTAGTTGTTCCCGATTCCTTGATGAATCTgtcttcttctctgtcatcgCTCAAACTCGATGACTGTGGATTGCAAGGAAAACTCCCATCCTCAATGGGGAACTTTAAGCACCTGCAGTACTTGGATCTTGGATGGAACGATTTTACTGAACCAATTTCATTTGACAAGCTTGTTCGAAACCTAACCAAGCTTAGAGAGCTCGATTTGAGTTGGGTAAACATGTCACTAGTTGCTCCCGATTCCTTGATGAATCTgtcttcttctctgtcatcgCTCAAACTCTATTCCTGTGGATTGCAAGGAAAACTCCCATCCTCAATGGGGAAATTTAAGCACCTGCAGTACTTGGATCTTGGATGGAATAATATTACTGATTCAATTCCATATGGTTTTGAGCAACTCAGTGAGTTGGTTTCCCTTTATCTCTCTGCAAACTTCTATCTAAGTCTAGAAccaatttcttttgacaagcTTGTTCAAAACCTAACCAAGCTAAGATATCTCGCTTTGGATTCTGTAAATATGTCTCTGGTTGCACCTAATTCCTTGACGAATCTGTCCTCTTCTTTGTCATCTCTTTCCCTTTGGGGTTGTGGATTGCAGGGGAAATTCCCGGGTAACATCTTTCTCCTCCCAAACCTTGAATCACTAGATCTGTCATACAACGAAGGCCTCACTAGCTCTCTTCCTTCGTCCAATTTTAGTAATGTCCTCTATCTGTTGGATCTTTCTAATACAAGAATTTCAGTTTATTTAGAAAACAACTCAATTAGTAATCTAAAGTCATTAGAATATATGTCTCTCCGTAATTGTAATATTATAGGGTCAGATCTAGCCCTCCTCAGTAATTTCACACAACTCATCTCTTTAGACCTCTCAGATAATAATTTTAGCGGCcagatcccatcatcacttggtAATCTCACACAGCTCATCTTTTTAGatctttcaaataataattttagcaGTCATatcccatcatcacttggaAACCTTGTACAACTTCATTCCTTGTTTCTCTCTTCCAATAAATTGATGGGTCAAGTTCCACATTCTTTAGGTAGACTAGTCAAtctttcatatttaaatttatcaaataatcaacTAGTAGGCCCTATCCATTCTCAATTAAATACCCTTTCAAATCtacaatatctatttttatatggtAACTTGTTCAATGGAACAATACCATCCTTTTTGTTTGCTCTTCCTTCTTTACAATATCTTGACCTTCATAACAATAATTTCATAGGTAATATAAGTGAACTCCAACATGTTTCTTTGAGATTCCTTGATTTGAGCAATAACCACTTGCGTGGTCCAATCCCAAGTTCGATTTTCAAACAAGAGAGCTTGACAACCCTTATTCTTGCATCCAATAGTAATTTGACAGGTgagatttcttcttctatttgcaAGCTAAGATTCCTTCAGGTCCTGGACTTGTCCACCAACAGCTTGAGTGGTTTTGTGCCACAATGTTTGGGGAACTTCAGCAGCATGCTCTCAGTATTGCATCTAGGCATGAACAATCTTCAAGGCAATATCCCTTCAACATTTTCAAAGCATAATAGCTTGGAATATCTCAACCTCAATGGAAATGAATTAGAAGGGAAAATACCACCGTCTATCATCAACTGCACAATGTTGCAAGTTATTGATCTTGGTAACAATAAGATTGAGGATACATTTCCCTACTTTCTAGAAACGCTTCTAGAGCTCCAAATTCTTGTTCTAAAATCCAATAAACTCCAAGGTTTTGTGAAGGGTCCGACTGCATATAATTCCTTCTCTAAATTACGGATTTTTGACATCTCTCACAACAATTTTAGTGGGCCATTGCCAACTAGGTATTTCAATAGTCTTGAAGCAATGATGGCCTCGGATCAGAACATGATTTACATGGGTTACACTAGCTATGTCTATTCCATAGAAATGACATGGAAAGGTGTAGAAATTGAGTTTACGAAGATCCAAAGTACTATCAGAGTActtgatttgtcaaataacaatttcacCGGAGAGATTCCAAAAGTGATAGGAAAGCTTAAAGCACTCCAACAGCTCAACCTTTCTCATAATTACCTTGCAGGTCATATCCAATCATCACTAGGAAATTTAACCAATTTGGAATCATTAGATCTATCTTCAAATTTGCTTACCGGAAGAATTCCAACGGAGCTGGGGGGTCTAACATTTCTTGCAATCCTAAACCTTTCACATAACCATCTCGAGGGGCCTATACCAAGTGGAAAGCAATTCAACACCTTTGATGCAAGCTCATTTGAAGGAAACATTGGTTTATGTGGATCTCAAGTACTAAAAAAATGTTACGGTGATGAGGCACCATCATTACCGCCATCAAGCTTTGATGAAGGAGATGATTTAACATTGTTTGGAGAAGgatttggatggaaagctgtGACAATGGGGTATGGATGCGGGTTTGTGTTTGGAGTTGCAACGGGATACGTTGTGTTAAGAACAAAAAAGCCTTCGTGGTTTTTTAGGATGGTTGAAGATAAATGGAATCTCCcgagcaaaaaaacaaagaagaatgctGGCAGATATGGTGctagaaaaaactaa